The DNA window TATTGCCCGGATGATTCAACGAGGAGATCTCTGCTCCACATCCTACACATGTCGTTCTGCTCTGCAGGTGGCTCGATGTCATTTCCAAACGCTGCTGGGCCATCAGGCCGACTTGGGTGTCCTCAAGGATCGCAACAGACACGATGTGTTCAACAAGCACATAATGACGCAACTGAATGTGAAACGGGGTCGCTCATCTTTCAATAATGCCCCAGTCGACTTGGCGCCCAGTAAAGTACCGTTTGCGAAATTCGTAAAGCCCCACGAATCGGTGATCAATATCGGCATTGGTCAAGCGCCCGATTATGCGGGTTACTATGGCAAGGTGGAGCTGTCCAAAGTCAACGATTTCTTCTCCGAATATCTGCCGCGCTATGGCAGCAAGATCACCGGCTACAAGGACATAGTTATGGATGCCACCAATAAGTCCATTGGCTTCCAGCAGAATCTGCCCATCGGCATGAATTACTCGGATGATGAGGACGATGTCCTGCCACCGCTTGCATCCGATCTAGACTTGGATTTCATGCCATCCACCTCAGCGGCGGCCAAGCTGAAATCTTCGGGTCGCAAGGTAGTGGAAGACTCGGACTTGGAGCAGGCCATGCAGGAACTATGCGGCGGTTCCAATCTcaacgaggaggaggaacTTCCAcagaccagcagcagcaccaggtTTAAAGCCAAACCGAAGCCCAGAGCCAAAGCCAAGCCCACGAAACGCCAGGCGAAAACTCTGCCTTCCAGTTCCAGCGAAGGCGAGGATTTCCAGGCAGACGAGGAAGAATTCAAGTCTAGAAAACCAAAGAACGTTAAGTTTAAGACACGGGACGATGATAACTCCTATGCTGCTGAAGTCCAAACGGATTCCGAGGAGCAAGTCATCGAGGAAACGAGCGATGCCAAGGCGAAGGATATGCCATACGATGAatgggaggaggaggaggaggacgaggacgaggaggaggacgagaaGGAGGACGAGGGCGAGGGCGAGGACGAGAAGGAGGACGAGGGCGAGGGcgaggaagaggaagaagagGAGGACTACTtggacgaggacgacgaggatTATATTGACAAAAATATACAGCACAGGAACGCTCCAGAGCCGCCAAAAATCCGACGCTACGATCTTCGCAATTCCAAGCGAAATGCGCTTTGAATCTGGCTCACACTTCAATTGTATGGTATATCTAAGGCAACTAGGAAATATAATTAGTTAAATCAATTGAAAGCTTAATCTAATCAAATACTCATTGACTGAGGTGATGGTTCAAAAGCAACTTTTTGCGCCACACAATTAAACGTTACTAAGTAACTTAAAAGCGGATTTTAGTTGTGGAGAAGGGGAGAGTAAAATGCATAATTTTATATGTTATTTTAAGTTTACTTCCCCTAATATTTCGTTTAAGTTAAGGTTATAAGTAAACCAATCTAAAGTGGCCAACATAACTGCTCATCGCTCGACCATTAACCTCGCCATATCTTTTGTTTATTCAATCTTAGGTCCATTCCTTTAACCATCTTCCATTTGGCATATCTAAAACTTCCATTATAGCTCTTGTTGGTCTTGGAAGGCAATAAGTTTGGACATATGGGCAATTAAATCGCTTATCGCCCTTTGATCTCTCACGCCCTCAGTGCTCCATTGGCGAGGCCAATCAAAAGTGTAATATCATCTGGAAATATCTTACCAATTCAAACTGAGGGCCAGCACCCACACGaactcaaaacaaaaaaaaacagaaaacgtAGCcagaaaataaaggaaaaaaaaagagagacaGGGGCACAATCAGTCGGATGTTTACAAGTTTTATGAGCCACCAAATAACAAGATGAACAACAGTCaaccgaaaacgaaaccaaaaccagaacCAAAGCGAAACTTAAACGATACTTCGGATACTTGATTTCGAAGGGATCTCGGATTTGGTGTACCGCATCTCGCACCGCATTTGCAAAAGGCGCAAAAAAAtaagcgttttttttttgatataaCTCAGCGTGAGCCGAGACACGATTTTTATCGTctttaatttgctttttatttgatatCATATTTCAAGACGGCCGGACGGACGGCAGGCGAAATCAAATCAGTTTTTGCGCCTCACTCGGAGGAACTCTCAAGCgatgaaaacaaaagccggTATCCTCTTATTTTCGTGCTCCTCTGAAAATGTATTCCCAAAAACAGATTTTTCGGTTGGCAAGAGCGAGGAAAGAGGAAACCTTGACTCAGGACGTCATAATGTCATAAAAATGTCACATacttttaataactttatgACAGCTACAAAATCATAAACAAAATGCCCTGACAGCAGCACACGAATTGTGAGAAGGCGAGGCAT is part of the Drosophila yakuba strain Tai18E2 chromosome 2R, Prin_Dyak_Tai18E2_2.1, whole genome shotgun sequence genome and encodes:
- the LOC6530551 gene encoding uncharacterized protein LOC6530551; this encodes MSRNRSNLRQPQKVNDSGEEESADEFDEIAATSWKNECNQLESSSPPESPEYLDEYLEPDDQLEESETNSLQEPEPLDLAVKPDSTIDKEAVENHRRIYRQLGIHIPESPTKHPLLGYRFVVKLFLATDCSSMYFLKWSANGRELEVDYQGMQEHLSSGCSIFHSRNTLQFTGTLLAHGFERVWSKDVRKPAVHPASILLIYRNPNFVKGHLQKLQKLAQEFEKLDELASAETEETLNPKHAHIARMIQRGDLCSTSYTCRSALQVARCHFQTLLGHQADLGVLKDRNRHDVFNKHIMTQLNVKRGRSSFNNAPVDLAPSKVPFAKFVKPHESVINIGIGQAPDYAGYYGKVELSKVNDFFSEYLPRYGSKITGYKDIVMDATNKSIGFQQNLPIGMNYSDDEDDVLPPLASDLDLDFMPSTSAAAKLKSSGRKVVEDSDLEQAMQELCGGSNLNEEEELPQTSSSTRFKAKPKPRAKAKPTKRQAKTLPSSSSEGEDFQADEEEFKSRKPKNVKFKTRDDDNSYAAEVQTDSEEQVIEETSDAKAKDMPYDEWEEEEEDEDEEEDEKEDEGEGEDEKEDEGEGEEEEEEEDYLDEDDEDYIDKNIQHRNAPEPPKIRRYDLRNSKRNAL